The following coding sequences are from one Arachis hypogaea cultivar Tifrunner chromosome 7, arahy.Tifrunner.gnm2.J5K5, whole genome shotgun sequence window:
- the LOC140174273 gene encoding protein FAR1-RELATED SEQUENCE 5-like — MEPQTQAIFVLFCATMRHEASWILQTMEASNSQRHTSDQNVHNVSDHMDEDVTSDAVDMDQYLINSWEDIGKIDFSSLSMKNICQLHFADLGLAFEFYNSYAKTRGFSVRKSRSRIVDGKVREKTYVCSCEGYRLEKWNHMKNRVREPKPETRCGCMSKLHVFFDAVTESWVVRDFCDEHNHELVVPKLARMLRSHKKMTEPNISQMNHMKEVGISMPNIFGSLASQCGGYENVNFSIKDMHNQVAKQRRQLPDDLTSAMAYLETLAARDQNLFYSVEKGREGVFRQIFWCDGRCQLDYDLFGDVLAFDATYKKNRYRLPVVIFSGVNHHNQTVVFGAAIVSNERKSTYVWLLKQLLIAMKGKTPTSVITDGHHSMAIAIQEVFPNAHHR, encoded by the exons ATGGAGCCTCAGACTCAG GCTATATTTGTTCTGTTTTGTGCTACAA TGAGGCATGAGGCTTCATGGATTTTACAAACAATG GAAGCATCAAATAGTCAAAGACACACAAGTGATCAAAATGTGCATAATGTTAGTGATCATATGGATGAAGATGTAACTTCTGATGCGGTGGATATGGATCAATATCTCATAAACTCTTGGGAAGATATTGGTAAGATTGATTTTTCAAGTCTATCTATGAAAAATATTTGTCAATTGCACTTTGCTGATCTTGGCTTGGCATTCGAATTTTATAATTCATATGCCAAGACGAGGGGCTTCAGTGTGCGAAAGAGTAGAAGTAGAATAGTTGATGGAAAAGTTAGAGAAAAAACATATGTTTGTTCTTGTGAAGGGTATAGATTAGAAAAATGGAACCATATGAAAAATCGAGTTAGGGAGCCAAAACCAGAGACAAGATGTGGTTGTATGAGTAAACTTCATGTTTTCTTCGATGCGGTAACTGAGAGTTGGGTAGTGAGAGATTTTTGTGATGAACACAACCATGAGCTTGTTGTTCCAAAGTTAGCAAGAATGTTAAGATCTCACAAGAAAATGACTGAGCCTAACATTAGTCAAATGAACCATATGAAAGAGGTGGGGATCAGCATGCCAAACATATTTGGATCATTAGCTAGCCAGTGTGGTGGGTACGAGAACGTTAATTTTTCAATTAAGGATATGCACAATCAAGTTGCGAAGCAAAGAAGACAATTACCTGATGATTTAACCTCTGCAATGGCTTACTTGGAAACGCTAGCAGCAAGGGATCAAAACTTGTTCTATAGTGTTGAAAAGGGCAGAGAAGGAGTGTTTCGACAAATTTTTTGGTGTGATGGCCGGTGTCAGTTGGATTACGATCTGTTCGGGGATGTGCTAGCATTTGACGCCACATATAAGAAGAATAGATACAGATTGCCGGTGGTAATATTCTCGGGAGTTAACCACCATAATCAAACAGTTGTATTTGGTGCTGCGATAGTTTCGAATGAGAGGAAAAGCACCTACGTGTGGTTACTAAAACAGCTTCTCATAGCAATGAAGGGAAAGACACCGACTTCAGTAATTACGGATGGTCATCACTCGATGGCTATCGCTATTCAGGAAGTGTTTCCGAATGCACATCATAG GTGA